One Vanessa cardui chromosome 23, ilVanCard2.1, whole genome shotgun sequence DNA segment encodes these proteins:
- the LOC124539721 gene encoding probable small nuclear ribonucleoprotein Sm D2, giving the protein MASTSKPRSEMTLEELAKIEEEEFSTGPLSVLTQSVKNNTQVLINCRNNKKLLGRVKAFDRHCNMVLENVKEMWTEVPRTGKGKKGKAVNKDKFISKMFLRGDSVILVLRNPLATAAGK; this is encoded by the exons AT GGCATCCACATCCAAGCCACGCTCGGAGATGACTTTGGAGGAATTAGCAAAGatagaagaagaagaatttAGCACAGGTCCTCTTTCAGTGCTCACACAGTCTGTAAAAAACAATACACAAGTGTTAATAAATTGTCGAAACAACAAAAAGCTATTAGGTCGTGTTAAAGCTTTCGACCGGCATTGTAACATGGTATTGGAAAATGTCAAGGAAATGTGGACCGAAGTACCGAGGACGGGAAAAGGGAAGAAG GGCAAAGCTGTAAACAAGGACAAATTCATTTCAAAAATGTTTCTCCGTGGGGACTcagttattttagttttaagaaaCCCACTCGCAACTGCTGCGGGGAAATGA